The Candidatus Wallbacteria bacterium genome window below encodes:
- a CDS encoding GNAT family N-acetyltransferase encodes MDKTPVPLKNEVLRNAVIDDALEICKIYNYYIENTIISFEEVPVSVEEMKNRIREVTEKYPWLVCEKNGSIAGYAYASKWKDRTAYRYSAESSIYLAQDAVGQGIGNKLYKALISRISGMSIHSVIGGIALPNPASVALHEKLGFKKVACFKEIGRKFSQWIDVGYWELIIDDSRPER; translated from the coding sequence ATGGATAAAACACCAGTACCTTTAAAAAATGAAGTGCTCCGCAATGCAGTGATAGATGATGCGCTGGAAATTTGTAAGATTTATAATTATTACATCGAGAATACCATTATTTCTTTCGAAGAGGTTCCTGTTTCAGTCGAGGAGATGAAAAACCGAATCAGGGAAGTAACTGAAAAATATCCCTGGCTGGTTTGTGAGAAGAATGGCAGTATTGCCGGCTATGCCTATGCAAGCAAATGGAAAGATAGAACAGCGTATAGATATTCTGCCGAGAGCTCTATTTATCTTGCTCAAGATGCCGTAGGGCAGGGAATCGGAAACAAACTTTACAAAGCGTTGATTTCCAGAATTTCCGGGATGTCCATACATTCGGTCATCGGCGGAATTGCCTTGCCGAATCCGGCCAGTGTGGCGTTGCATGAAAAACTTGGGTTTAAAAAAGTTGCCTGCTTCAAGGAGATAGGCAGAAAATTCAGCCAATGGATCGATGTAGGTTACTGGGAACTTATTATTGACGATTCCAGACCGGAAAGGTGA
- a CDS encoding ABC transporter substrate-binding protein — protein sequence MKAYYLQRALLYNLWIRFFLLLIFAAAIFSCWQKEDLDKIPGSDKDSAEAEISPSPSYGDTIISLGDSPPDYYIPFLYEEEEYWDIFSMLYNRLYDLSDSDEVLSDPHRILVHLKKDVRWHDQLDFTADDVVFTFRAILDPEVQSPWRKKYSPILRSVEAADPFTVVFICSETAADEIFDCFILPAHLLHGSNPRDTPFNRNPVGTGPFHFTDYTPGEELRLDNFKGYFKGRPFVDSMIIRFIPDESAAFLAMLNGKIDMMYVSVNLLERKISDPLFSSKFNVYLSQRATSFLSIQYNCTDSVLKDFKVRQALTLALDRKRLIDEVEYGYGIEFAGPFHPLSEYSDPDVKPLPFSPQSARRLLADAGWSDSNHDGRLDKDGRQLTIEVVMVNWKERDSWFSDVMRTQKLTIGLIKEMWNEIGVGLSVKPVDINELMTLNNSREFSAVLLWSDLKPDLSGNYSLWHSLQNPGLTREIPNDVFNLTGYSNPEVDSMLEQALSETDPQVVAGLCRRVHRIIHSEQPCSWLFLVPDALVADKRIYGIETIDGEIVVQPERLYVPINMQKYH from the coding sequence ATGAAAGCATACTATCTTCAGAGAGCTCTTTTGTACAATCTGTGGATCAGGTTTTTTTTACTTCTGATTTTTGCTGCCGCTATTTTCTCCTGCTGGCAGAAAGAAGACTTGGACAAAATTCCAGGATCTGACAAGGACTCGGCAGAAGCGGAGATTTCTCCATCCCCTTCATACGGAGATACCATTATCAGCCTTGGAGATTCTCCTCCTGATTATTACATACCATTTCTTTACGAGGAAGAAGAATATTGGGACATTTTTTCCATGCTCTATAACAGACTTTACGATCTTTCGGATTCTGATGAAGTATTATCTGACCCGCATCGCATCCTGGTTCATCTTAAGAAAGATGTCCGATGGCATGACCAGCTTGATTTTACAGCTGACGACGTGGTTTTCACGTTTAGAGCGATTCTGGATCCTGAAGTTCAATCCCCTTGGCGTAAAAAGTATAGCCCTATCCTGAGATCTGTTGAAGCGGCTGATCCTTTTACAGTTGTGTTCATCTGCAGTGAAACGGCTGCAGATGAAATCTTTGATTGTTTCATACTGCCTGCTCATCTTCTCCATGGTTCGAATCCAAGGGATACACCTTTTAACAGAAATCCTGTGGGAACCGGCCCCTTCCATTTTACAGACTACACTCCTGGCGAGGAGCTGAGGCTTGACAATTTCAAGGGCTATTTCAAGGGAAGACCCTTTGTCGACAGCATGATTATCAGATTTATCCCTGACGAGTCCGCTGCTTTCCTGGCAATGCTAAACGGAAAAATTGATATGATGTATGTTTCAGTCAACCTCCTGGAACGAAAAATTTCCGATCCTTTGTTCAGTTCAAAGTTCAATGTCTATCTTAGTCAGAGGGCTACCAGCTTTTTATCAATACAATATAACTGCACCGATTCTGTTCTTAAAGATTTTAAAGTCAGGCAGGCGCTTACGCTGGCACTTGACCGCAAGCGCCTTATCGATGAAGTTGAGTACGGGTACGGCATTGAATTCGCAGGTCCGTTCCATCCCCTATCAGAATACAGTGATCCTGACGTTAAACCGTTGCCATTCTCACCCCAATCAGCCCGCAGACTCCTGGCAGATGCAGGATGGAGTGACAGTAACCATGATGGTCGGCTGGACAAAGATGGCAGGCAACTCACGATAGAAGTCGTCATGGTCAACTGGAAAGAAAGAGACAGCTGGTTTTCAGATGTGATGCGCACCCAAAAGCTCACCATTGGACTGATCAAAGAAATGTGGAATGAAATCGGTGTTGGACTTTCAGTGAAACCGGTTGATATAAATGAGTTGATGACTCTGAATAACAGTCGTGAGTTCTCGGCAGTACTTTTATGGTCAGACCTGAAACCGGATCTATCCGGCAATTACAGTCTCTGGCATTCTTTGCAAAATCCGGGACTGACCAGGGAGATTCCAAATGATGTCTTCAATCTTACAGGATACTCTAATCCTGAGGTGGACAGCATGCTGGAACAGGCCTTGTCGGAAACTGATCCTCAGGTTGTTGCAGGACTTTGCCGCCGAGTCCACAGGATCATTCATTCTGAACAACCTTGTTCATGGCTGTTTCTGGTGCCAGACGCGCTGGTGGCTGATAAAAGGATTTATGGAATTGAAACAATTGACGGCGAAATTGTGGTCCAGCCGGAACGTCTTTATGTACCGATAAACATGCAGAAATATCATTGA
- a CDS encoding metallopeptidase TldD-related protein, whose translation MIDKLINCLRERGIDIWQIRENGISSAEAFLNGSKLEMLRLSDLSSFNLKIFKPAASGEKDLGIAQAEISAGATNDELIRAVDQLAATADQARVPWFPMPDSGTRDFRIKTATDADLLSVLETVSGLLKETAASEDFFVNHAEIFSTQSLVSHRDSSGSFLQQNIGSGILELAAEVCSRTGTECQIYLTFSGNDKDFIRNTVCEQIKASRAKIQAVPTPAGLKCPVIITRPAVTRFMDYFARRADAACNYGSSQALRPGDSIQGQDPRGDLLDIELIPCLENSSYSSWFDQDGVILKKTRIIEQGKLKNYWGSAQYCHYLGLEPVGRIENILVSGGKHPLSVLRQPPCLEVHEFSAFFIIPGSGYFQGEIRLGWYSDGKSRSAVTGGSVSGRISDVCGNMLFSSEILQSGCFRGPVAVRLDPVSIGGGG comes from the coding sequence ATGATTGATAAGCTGATAAATTGTCTTAGGGAACGGGGCATAGACATCTGGCAGATCAGGGAAAACGGCATCAGTTCAGCTGAAGCATTCCTGAACGGAAGCAAGCTGGAAATGTTGCGCCTGTCGGACCTGTCAAGCTTCAACCTCAAAATCTTCAAGCCCGCGGCGAGCGGGGAAAAGGATCTGGGAATCGCCCAGGCTGAAATCAGCGCGGGTGCAACAAATGACGAACTTATCAGGGCTGTGGATCAACTGGCAGCCACCGCAGACCAGGCCCGGGTACCATGGTTTCCTATGCCGGACTCCGGGACTCGCGATTTCCGTATAAAAACGGCCACTGATGCTGATCTGCTTTCAGTGCTGGAAACCGTGTCCGGATTGCTGAAGGAAACTGCTGCTTCCGAAGATTTCTTTGTCAACCACGCCGAGATTTTCTCTACCCAGTCTCTGGTCAGCCATCGCGATTCCTCAGGCAGCTTCCTTCAGCAGAACATCGGTTCCGGAATTCTGGAGCTGGCTGCCGAAGTCTGCAGCCGGACCGGCACGGAATGCCAGATTTATCTAACCTTTTCCGGTAATGATAAGGATTTTATCCGCAATACAGTCTGCGAACAGATCAAGGCTTCCAGAGCTAAAATTCAAGCTGTGCCGACACCTGCCGGCCTCAAGTGCCCGGTAATCATCACCAGACCCGCTGTCACCAGATTTATGGACTACTTTGCCAGACGAGCCGATGCAGCATGCAACTATGGCAGCAGCCAGGCGCTCAGACCGGGGGACAGCATCCAGGGGCAGGACCCGCGAGGTGATCTTCTGGATATCGAACTGATCCCATGCCTGGAAAACTCATCGTACTCCAGCTGGTTTGATCAGGACGGGGTGATCCTGAAAAAGACCAGGATCATCGAACAGGGGAAGCTGAAAAACTACTGGGGATCAGCCCAGTATTGCCACTATCTGGGCCTGGAACCGGTTGGCAGGATCGAGAACATCCTCGTATCCGGCGGCAAACATCCGCTTTCCGTCCTCAGGCAGCCCCCATGTCTCGAAGTGCATGAATTTTCAGCCTTTTTCATCATTCCTGGATCAGGCTATTTCCAGGGCGAGATCCGCTTAGGCTGGTATTCAGACGGAAAATCCCGATCTGCGGTTACCGGAGGTTCTGTTTCCGGCCGGATCAGCGATGTCTGCGGGAACATGCTCTTTTCGTCGGAGATTCTGCAGTCCGGCTGTTTTCGCGGGCCTGTGGCAGTCAGACTCGACCCTGTGTCAATCGGGGGAGGAGGGTAA
- a CDS encoding VOC family protein has product MASGKGSLMALEVLSIDHIYITVSNLSRSTVFYDAVMKLLGFHKGTGSIDGQPHVHYFNRALQYTLRPARSDAALHDQLVPGLHHLCFQVTDMNAVDLAAQGLSKLGIEVSEPGLYLEFGADYYAVYFQDPDGILLEIVNRTLIRDIIRDNWEKLEHFENPLSKAGLV; this is encoded by the coding sequence ATGGCTTCAGGAAAAGGTTCGCTGATGGCGCTTGAAGTACTAAGCATAGACCACATCTATATCACAGTCTCGAACCTGTCCAGGTCCACTGTGTTCTACGATGCCGTGATGAAGCTGCTGGGGTTTCACAAGGGAACAGGTTCTATAGACGGACAGCCCCATGTTCATTATTTTAACCGTGCTCTGCAATACACTTTGCGGCCGGCAAGGTCAGATGCGGCTTTGCACGACCAGTTGGTGCCGGGTCTGCATCATTTGTGCTTTCAGGTGACTGATATGAACGCAGTAGACCTGGCTGCTCAAGGCCTGAGCAAGCTGGGCATAGAAGTCAGCGAACCCGGCCTCTATCTAGAATTCGGTGCTGATTACTATGCGGTTTATTTTCAAGACCCTGATGGCATTTTACTTGAGATAGTAAACCGGACTCTGATCCGCGACATAATCCGTGATAACTGGGAAAAGCTGGAGCATTTCGAAAACCCGCTGAGCAAGGCCGGTCTGGTTTAA
- a CDS encoding glycosyl hydrolase, protein MMKQGAVGLYILLIFWLIASNLSASDESGYYTKKLLPPSNGIYFGAYPDFSGYPNETGFENAVTREKVSDFEEIAGKPIIWAFFSKTFGDGFTFPSVEVKEIQAEGVLPYIRLIPRSNVDACPEKKFTLSAIISGQFDKDLSAFARSAREVKAPLMIEFACEANGDWFPWNAKWNGGNNKDGYGEPDQYDGPERYRDAFRHIVKLFRAEKADNVTWFFHINNADSPDVAWNRFADYYPGDEYVDWVGVSVYGPLKPGDEWESFTSLMDKAYPKLCKLTKIKPLALLEFGAYDDGSDKKARWIAEALNSIIDKKYPRIQAVSYWHEIWQNDDQSVSNLRLDSSPKVMDTFRKLIKNDCFVSKPEF, encoded by the coding sequence ATGATGAAACAAGGTGCTGTGGGTCTATATATTCTTTTAATCTTTTGGCTGATTGCATCAAACTTATCCGCATCCGACGAGTCCGGGTATTACACAAAAAAACTGCTCCCGCCATCTAATGGCATCTATTTTGGCGCATACCCTGATTTCAGCGGTTATCCCAATGAAACAGGCTTTGAAAACGCAGTGACCAGGGAAAAGGTCTCTGATTTCGAAGAAATTGCCGGAAAACCGATAATCTGGGCTTTTTTTTCCAAAACCTTTGGCGACGGCTTCACTTTTCCATCCGTTGAAGTCAAAGAGATACAGGCTGAAGGAGTTCTGCCTTATATCAGGCTTATCCCGAGATCAAACGTGGATGCATGCCCTGAGAAAAAATTCACGCTCTCTGCGATTATTTCCGGCCAGTTCGACAAGGATTTGAGTGCTTTTGCCCGGTCTGCGCGGGAAGTCAAGGCTCCCCTGATGATTGAATTTGCCTGTGAAGCCAATGGCGACTGGTTTCCCTGGAACGCGAAATGGAATGGAGGAAACAATAAGGATGGATATGGAGAACCTGATCAGTACGACGGGCCTGAGCGATACAGGGACGCTTTCCGCCACATCGTGAAACTCTTCAGAGCTGAAAAGGCCGACAATGTCACCTGGTTTTTCCATATCAATAACGCAGACAGCCCGGACGTGGCCTGGAACAGGTTCGCGGATTATTACCCTGGCGACGAGTATGTGGACTGGGTAGGTGTAAGCGTATACGGGCCTCTCAAACCTGGGGATGAATGGGAGAGCTTCACTTCATTGATGGACAAAGCCTACCCGAAACTCTGCAAACTGACCAAGATCAAACCTCTGGCATTGCTGGAATTCGGAGCATACGATGACGGATCTGACAAAAAAGCGAGATGGATTGCTGAAGCTTTGAACTCAATCATCGATAAAAAATACCCCAGAATCCAGGCTGTCTCATACTGGCATGAGATCTGGCAGAATGATGACCAAAGCGTGTCCAACCTGAGGCTGGATTCATCGCCCAAAGTGATGGACACCTTCAGGAAACTGATCAAAAACGACTGCTTCGTGTCAAAACCTGAATTTTGA
- a CDS encoding type II toxin-antitoxin system RelE/ParE family toxin, whose product MILEYKVVFHPAAVKELSRFERITALDIKKAIEKIRKNPYAGIPLKGPWKGYLKFRVKSYRIIYQIRRDCLEIFILRIRDRKEAYRAFV is encoded by the coding sequence GTGATCTTGGAATATAAGGTTGTTTTTCATCCTGCTGCAGTAAAGGAACTTTCCAGATTCGAGAGGATTACCGCACTTGACATCAAAAAAGCCATCGAAAAAATCCGGAAAAATCCCTATGCCGGTATTCCTTTGAAAGGTCCATGGAAAGGGTATCTCAAATTCAGGGTTAAATCCTATCGAATCATTTATCAGATCAGGCGTGATTGTCTGGAAATCTTCATCCTACGGATCCGTGACCGTAAGGAAGCATATAGAGCGTTTGTTTAA
- a CDS encoding AAA family ATPase, translated as MENLKRILKIKLPERQSAFLWGARKTGKTTYLKARFPDSLTYDFLKTDLFLEVSKKPSLLRELILAKDDASLRKPIILDEVQKVPQVLDEVHSLIEEKGLRFVLCGSSARKLKRGQANLLGGRAWRYELFPFVSQEIGSIDLLHVLNHGLIPRHYLQNDADCKKSLKAYVQDYLREEVFAEGLTRNIPAFSRFFDAFGYSHGEMTNYCNIARDCGVDSKTVKEYYQILMDTLLAVRVEPFKTKQSRQVITKASKFYLFDVGVAGCLTKRHIVEQRGAEFGKAFEHFMLMEMVAYKSYSGKDYAINFWRTKAGLEVDFILGEGEVAVEVKGTSRVEAKEINGLESFREAHPSRKSILVCNEKEKRIHNRIEILPWKNFLDQLWAGKVI; from the coding sequence GTGGAAAATCTGAAAAGAATACTGAAGATAAAACTTCCTGAGCGGCAATCGGCTTTTCTGTGGGGTGCCAGGAAGACAGGAAAAACAACTTATCTGAAAGCAAGGTTTCCTGATAGTCTGACATATGATTTTTTAAAAACCGATTTGTTCTTAGAAGTCTCAAAAAAACCGTCGCTCCTGCGCGAACTGATCCTTGCGAAAGACGATGCATCCTTGAGAAAGCCGATAATACTCGATGAAGTGCAGAAGGTACCCCAGGTACTCGATGAAGTGCATTCGCTGATAGAAGAAAAGGGTTTGAGATTTGTGCTTTGCGGTTCCAGTGCGAGGAAACTCAAGCGGGGCCAGGCCAATCTGTTGGGCGGAAGGGCATGGCGTTATGAACTTTTTCCGTTTGTCAGCCAGGAGATCGGGAGCATCGACCTGCTGCACGTTCTGAATCATGGTCTGATACCGCGGCATTATCTGCAAAATGACGCTGACTGTAAAAAATCACTGAAGGCTTATGTGCAGGACTATCTGCGTGAGGAGGTCTTTGCGGAAGGCCTGACGCGGAACATACCGGCTTTTTCAAGGTTTTTCGATGCATTCGGATACAGCCACGGGGAGATGACCAATTATTGCAATATCGCCCGGGATTGCGGGGTAGATTCGAAAACTGTAAAGGAATATTATCAGATTCTCATGGATACGCTGCTTGCGGTTCGGGTTGAGCCTTTTAAAACGAAGCAATCGCGCCAGGTCATAACAAAGGCTTCCAAATTCTATTTGTTTGATGTAGGGGTGGCAGGCTGCCTGACGAAAAGGCACATAGTGGAGCAAAGAGGCGCTGAATTCGGCAAGGCTTTCGAGCACTTCATGCTGATGGAGATGGTGGCATACAAGTCATACAGCGGCAAGGATTATGCAATTAATTTCTGGAGAACTAAAGCAGGCCTGGAGGTAGATTTCATACTCGGGGAAGGAGAAGTTGCCGTTGAAGTAAAGGGAACCAGCCGTGTTGAAGCAAAAGAAATCAACGGATTGGAATCCTTCCGTGAAGCACATCCCTCAAGAAAAAGTATTTTGGTATGTAATGAGAAAGAGAAGAGAATTCACAATAGGATCGAGATATTGCCATGGAAAAACTTTCTTGATCAACTCTGGGCTGGAAAGGTAATCTGA
- a CDS encoding ribbon-helix-helix domain-containing protein, giving the protein MNKETMSISLPEDLSRMLDEFSEQSGKKKPWIIRKAIREFLEDAIDGYVAQKRSRDGKKGVSAETVFSDLGI; this is encoded by the coding sequence ATGAATAAAGAGACTATGAGCATTTCTCTTCCTGAGGATTTATCCAGAATGCTGGACGAATTCAGCGAACAGTCCGGAAAGAAGAAACCCTGGATAATCCGCAAGGCGATCAGGGAATTTCTGGAAGACGCCATTGACGGCTATGTGGCGCAGAAGCGCTCCAGGGACGGTAAAAAGGGTGTTTCAGCAGAGACTGTTTTCAGTGATCTTGGAATATAA
- a CDS encoding endo-1,4-beta-xylanase, with amino-acid sequence MTKILATLFIVTVLTCSASGAEPQAYDLLAGDWTRFSGAVPVKGGVEITPLDRKIRPRAGGGKWYFNPPVNLCGPRLDLTGDFQISAVIDNTKNPEKSAFLDFYGSIPICYDEWRIDGKNVRFGLKNGILEIWLNMKKQNFLKKGLSGAVEIGLSGSGGFLKFSVNGAEIGKAKDTVFTDSKIYFGADAEAGGGFLLQSLSACGSGVSIHDNYHECIRSYPVNPDSLRARASRLTHEFWIGTAGNVEPLMSDPQYGKTLACEFSMVTPEMCLKFQAVHPQEQSYAWAEADALVDFADVNGMRIHGHCLVWHEALPGWVWEIYANGKGDRDRMKSVMTEHITALVTRYKGKIEEWDLLNEIFSHDFQTLDANHPYGLRNGKEEESDPSVWFWAMGPSYILEAIRAARAADPACELWINEFGIDQASNSKIVDNVLSLIGYIESNGEKIDGVGFQAHNYDPEGDPSVASECLKNMARISAKGVKVRISELDVAGASKRPALFSDKLAVCCDFVKNPLCRSFGMWGFTDKYGSMSDPVNGGESGDNYSSPNWGAHYADSLLYDSSYHQKSAYQALLRVLQP; translated from the coding sequence ATGACAAAAATCCTTGCAACACTGTTTATAGTAACTGTCCTGACCTGTTCTGCATCCGGTGCAGAGCCTCAGGCATACGATCTTCTGGCAGGCGACTGGACCCGTTTTTCCGGAGCTGTCCCGGTCAAAGGAGGAGTCGAGATCACTCCGCTGGACAGGAAGATCCGGCCCAGAGCAGGGGGCGGGAAATGGTATTTCAATCCGCCTGTAAATCTCTGCGGTCCGAGACTGGATCTGACCGGAGATTTCCAGATCAGTGCCGTGATTGATAATACAAAGAATCCGGAGAAATCGGCCTTTCTGGATTTTTATGGCTCCATTCCAATCTGCTACGACGAATGGCGCATAGACGGTAAAAATGTCCGGTTCGGCTTGAAAAACGGCATTCTGGAAATCTGGCTCAACATGAAAAAGCAGAACTTCCTGAAGAAGGGCTTGAGCGGAGCAGTGGAGATCGGCCTGAGCGGTTCCGGCGGATTTCTGAAATTCTCTGTGAATGGCGCTGAAATCGGCAAGGCCAAAGATACTGTTTTTACTGACAGTAAGATCTATTTCGGAGCTGACGCAGAGGCAGGAGGCGGATTTCTGCTGCAAAGTCTTTCGGCCTGCGGATCTGGCGTTTCTATCCATGACAACTATCATGAATGCATCAGGTCCTATCCGGTGAATCCTGACTCTCTCAGGGCGCGGGCTTCGCGATTAACCCATGAATTCTGGATCGGTACAGCCGGCAATGTCGAGCCCCTCATGTCAGATCCTCAGTATGGTAAGACGCTTGCCTGTGAATTCAGCATGGTTACCCCGGAAATGTGCCTGAAATTTCAGGCAGTGCATCCGCAGGAGCAAAGCTATGCCTGGGCAGAAGCAGATGCATTGGTAGATTTCGCGGATGTTAACGGCATGCGCATCCACGGGCATTGTCTTGTGTGGCACGAGGCTCTTCCAGGCTGGGTCTGGGAGATTTATGCGAACGGCAAAGGAGACAGGGATCGGATGAAATCCGTGATGACTGAGCATATCACCGCTCTTGTCACTAGATACAAGGGCAAAATTGAGGAATGGGACCTGTTGAATGAAATCTTTTCCCATGATTTTCAGACCCTTGACGCGAATCATCCCTATGGTCTTCGAAACGGCAAGGAAGAGGAAAGCGATCCTTCGGTCTGGTTCTGGGCCATGGGGCCATCATACATCCTGGAAGCGATCAGGGCTGCCCGCGCCGCTGACCCGGCATGTGAACTCTGGATCAACGAGTTCGGCATAGATCAGGCTTCGAACAGCAAGATTGTTGACAATGTGCTTTCTCTGATCGGATACATCGAATCAAACGGAGAAAAAATCGACGGTGTCGGTTTCCAGGCCCATAATTACGATCCTGAGGGAGACCCTTCAGTGGCTTCAGAGTGTCTGAAAAATATGGCCAGGATCTCGGCAAAGGGAGTCAAGGTCAGAATCTCTGAACTCGATGTTGCAGGTGCTTCCAAAAGACCAGCCCTTTTTTCCGACAAACTGGCTGTCTGCTGCGATTTCGTCAAAAATCCTCTCTGCCGGAGTTTCGGGATGTGGGGATTCACTGACAAATACGGCTCAATGTCTGATCCGGTAAACGGAGGCGAAAGCGGGGATAATTATTCCTCTCCAAACTGGGGGGCGCATTATGCTGATTCTCTGCTCTACGACTCCTCGTATCACCAGAAATCAGCTTATCAGGCCTTGCTGCGGGTTTTGCAGCCCTGA